A genomic window from Methanovulcanius yangii includes:
- a CDS encoding ABC transporter permease yields MMKGDQSWWPSFRSSHRLPDACLISFALTGSLIVVITLLAILSLAVPEFGDISHLLQVAAQERVVDSILLTMGAGLNAVLILLVFGIPLAYILARMNFRGKGIVESLVDLPLMLPHTIAGIMVYLLFMERGIIGAPLASAGIFFEDAYPGIVVAMVFVSSPYLINSVREGFENVPLHIENVARTLGASRFQAFARVVLPLSVRHIYSGAILAWGRAIGEFAAIIMIAYYPMVISTVIYYTFTTHGIKESRSVAFVFLIVCLAVFAVLRFLTRFMGKYDDRI; encoded by the coding sequence ATGATGAAGGGAGATCAGTCGTGGTGGCCGTCATTCCGTTCATCACATCGCCTGCCCGATGCATGCCTGATCTCCTTCGCCCTGACCGGTTCGCTGATCGTCGTCATCACACTGCTGGCTATTCTCTCCCTTGCCGTCCCTGAATTCGGTGACATTTCGCATCTTCTGCAGGTCGCGGCCCAGGAACGGGTGGTGGATTCGATTCTCCTGACCATGGGGGCCGGCCTCAATGCGGTCCTCATCCTGCTCGTCTTCGGCATCCCCCTCGCCTACATCCTCGCACGGATGAATTTCCGCGGCAAGGGGATCGTGGAGAGTCTTGTGGATCTCCCGCTGATGCTCCCGCACACGATCGCAGGTATCATGGTCTACCTCCTCTTCATGGAGCGGGGGATTATTGGTGCACCCCTTGCTTCTGCAGGGATATTTTTTGAGGACGCCTATCCGGGCATTGTCGTTGCGATGGTCTTTGTCTCATCGCCATATCTGATCAACAGCGTTCGTGAGGGCTTTGAGAATGTGCCGCTCCATATCGAAAATGTAGCGCGTACGCTTGGCGCAAGCCGTTTTCAGGCGTTTGCCAGGGTTGTACTGCCGCTATCGGTTCGGCATATCTATTCGGGTGCCATTCTGGCATGGGGGCGTGCCATCGGCGAGTTTGCGGCGATCATCATGATTGCATATTATCCGATGGTGATCTCGACGGTGATCTACTATACCTTCACTACCCACGGCATCAAGGAGTCGCGGAGCGTCGCATTCGTGTTTCTCATCGTCTGTCTTGCGGTCTTTGCCGTGCTCAGGTTCCTGACGCGGTTCATGGGGAAATACGATGATAGAATTTGA
- a CDS encoding TIGR00266 family protein, whose product MEYTIIGENLQMVTCTLTAGEHINAEAGAMVNMSGNMTMSTAAKGGVFKGLKRMVTGESFFMTDFTPEGDEGFVSFAGNVPGKIFTAQIGEGEFLAQKDAFLCAEEGVDLDIAFTKKLRSGVFGGEGFILQRYSGKGTAFLHCCGDLITMTLAPGETVRVETGLVVGFDASVDYSIEFAGGVKTVLFGGEGLFLTTLTGPGTIVLQSMDIAKLAASLIPYLPVQTSGNNR is encoded by the coding sequence ATGGAATACACGATCATCGGTGAAAATCTCCAGATGGTGACCTGCACCCTTACCGCCGGCGAACACATCAATGCGGAGGCCGGTGCGATGGTGAACATGAGCGGGAACATGACCATGTCGACCGCTGCAAAGGGCGGCGTCTTCAAGGGCCTCAAGCGCATGGTCACCGGGGAGAGTTTCTTCATGACCGATTTCACTCCCGAAGGCGACGAAGGCTTCGTCTCATTTGCCGGAAACGTGCCGGGAAAGATCTTCACCGCACAGATAGGTGAGGGAGAATTCCTTGCGCAAAAGGATGCCTTCCTCTGTGCCGAGGAAGGCGTCGACCTCGATATAGCCTTTACCAAAAAACTACGTTCGGGCGTCTTCGGCGGTGAAGGGTTCATCCTCCAGCGTTATAGCGGGAAGGGCACCGCCTTTCTCCACTGCTGCGGCGATCTGATCACCATGACCCTTGCACCGGGCGAAACGGTCCGGGTCGAGACCGGTCTCGTCGTAGGCTTCGACGCCTCCGTCGACTACTCCATCGAATTTGCCGGGGGGGTAAAGACCGTCCTCTTCGGAGGGGAGGGGCTCTTTTTGACCACCCTCACCGGACCAGGAACAATCGTCCTCCAGTCGATGGACATTGCAAAACTGGCGGCATCCCTCATCCCCTATCTTCCCGTGCAGACCTCGGGAAACAACCGGTGA
- a CDS encoding putative sulfate/molybdate transporter, whose translation MQHDTEAPPLRFDFGELAGSVGDFGTIFPIVLGVALVTDLNLSTMLFFFGLWFIIAGFYYRLPIPIEPMKAIGAIVIAGSLTSAEVAASGLIIGIFFLAAGLLKGMGWLRRYIPQSVIRGVQGGLALILLRTAVGYGTDDILPFVLAVAIIIGFFLLARKTRIPDISALLVIALGFAGGIYLSGIPEFAAPALPVFSLPPLSLYPSVTWDLVLPQIPLTITNAILATSLLTMDLYKRDVEPDKLSVTIGLMNLVSVPFGGMPMCHGAGGLAAQYRFGARTGGANVYAGVLLFALALLFASSDMLALFPTGIFGALLVFVAIELGRHSLKTESWLVSGIMVILAFFAGMAVAFVVGLILAYILQWHTKRTTEDTAK comes from the coding sequence ATGCAGCACGACACTGAAGCACCACCCCTCCGGTTCGATTTCGGGGAACTTGCAGGATCAGTGGGGGATTTCGGCACCATCTTTCCGATCGTCCTCGGTGTCGCACTGGTGACCGATCTCAATCTCAGTACAATGCTTTTCTTCTTCGGGCTCTGGTTCATCATCGCCGGATTCTACTATCGTCTTCCCATTCCGATTGAACCGATGAAGGCCATCGGGGCGATTGTGATTGCAGGGTCCCTCACCTCCGCCGAGGTGGCGGCATCCGGGCTCATCATCGGCATATTCTTCCTCGCGGCGGGTCTCCTGAAGGGGATGGGCTGGCTGCGGAGGTACATCCCGCAAAGCGTGATTCGCGGCGTCCAGGGGGGACTGGCACTCATTCTCCTCCGAACGGCAGTGGGGTACGGCACGGATGATATCCTCCCCTTTGTTCTTGCCGTGGCGATTATCATCGGATTCTTCCTGCTCGCGCGAAAGACCCGTATCCCCGATATCTCGGCACTCCTCGTCATCGCCCTCGGATTTGCGGGCGGCATATATCTCTCGGGGATACCGGAATTTGCTGCCCCGGCCCTTCCCGTATTCTCCCTCCCGCCGCTCTCCCTGTATCCATCGGTCACCTGGGATCTGGTTCTCCCCCAGATCCCCCTCACTATCACGAATGCCATCCTTGCCACTTCCCTTCTGACGATGGACCTGTATAAGCGGGATGTTGAACCGGACAAGTTGTCAGTGACCATCGGCCTGATGAACCTCGTCTCAGTACCGTTCGGCGGCATGCCGATGTGCCACGGAGCAGGAGGACTTGCCGCCCAGTATCGGTTCGGCGCCCGTACGGGAGGTGCAAACGTGTATGCAGGGGTTCTCCTCTTCGCCCTCGCCCTGCTCTTTGCGTCCTCGGATATGCTTGCCCTCTTCCCCACGGGGATATTCGGAGCACTGCTCGTCTTTGTGGCAATCGAACTCGGCCGCCACAGCCTGAAGACCGAGTCCTGGCTGGTCTCGGGCATCATGGTCATTCTGGCGTTTTTCGCAGGTATGGCAGTCGCATTCGTCGTCGGTCTCATTCTCGCATATATTCTGCAATGGCACACGAAACGAACGACCGAAGATACCGCAAAATAA
- a CDS encoding ATP-dependent DNA ligase: protein MDFSEFATICNRLEDVPGRIDMTAIVREALEAADEHDLSVLIRFLMGRIFPDWSQEKIGIGPNHVYDAVGYVTGKDRAAVIREVNKGGDPGRAVEHLLARKEQTSFFTTPLTLGEVYQDFTTLARIEGSRSQKEKLRVVRRLFANATPLEGRYLARLMLGELRIGIGEGTMRDAVAAAFGVSSERVEHAYQAANDLGEVGVLARQGDEALAEVRVELFRPVKMMLAKQGTIAAMLEETDYLAAEYKYDGTRFQFHKKGGECRMYSRKLEEVTGAIPDVVEMLSAATPHDLILDGEVIAVKDGRPLPFQYVLRRFRRKHDVASHIEEISLVPNVFDLIWIDGETLIGLPFGERRKRLEEAVSDFVAPQLVSGDEAEIEAFYRGALDEGHEGIMIKVPTSEYTPGVRGKDWIKIKPAVDTIDLAVIGAEWGEGRRARLFGSFLLACNHEGTLIPVSKVATGFSDEMLAEVYELLKDKVVSSEGKTVYFEPELVFEVGYAEIQKSPNYEGGFALRFPRFIRMRDDKGVDEVESLALIQERFTRQSSM from the coding sequence ATGGATTTTTCAGAATTTGCCACAATATGCAACCGCCTGGAAGATGTCCCCGGGCGTATTGATATGACTGCTATCGTCAGGGAGGCCCTCGAGGCAGCGGATGAACACGATCTTTCCGTCCTGATTCGTTTCCTGATGGGGCGCATCTTTCCCGACTGGAGCCAGGAGAAGATCGGCATCGGACCGAACCATGTCTATGATGCGGTCGGCTATGTGACGGGAAAGGACCGTGCCGCGGTTATCAGGGAGGTAAACAAAGGGGGCGATCCCGGCCGGGCGGTGGAGCACCTTCTCGCACGAAAGGAGCAGACGTCGTTTTTTACGACCCCGCTCACCCTTGGAGAGGTATATCAGGATTTCACTACGCTGGCCCGCATCGAGGGATCGCGTTCGCAGAAGGAGAAACTGAGGGTGGTGCGGCGCCTTTTTGCCAATGCAACGCCACTTGAGGGGCGTTACCTGGCCCGCCTGATGCTCGGGGAACTCCGCATCGGTATCGGCGAAGGCACGATGAGGGACGCAGTGGCCGCCGCCTTTGGCGTTTCATCGGAACGGGTCGAGCACGCCTACCAGGCAGCAAATGATCTCGGGGAAGTGGGGGTCCTTGCCCGGCAGGGAGACGAGGCCCTTGCGGAGGTCCGGGTCGAGCTCTTCCGGCCGGTGAAGATGATGCTTGCCAAACAGGGGACAATCGCCGCCATGCTGGAGGAGACGGATTACCTTGCCGCGGAATACAAATACGACGGGACGCGGTTCCAGTTCCATAAGAAGGGCGGGGAATGCAGGATGTATTCCCGCAAACTCGAGGAGGTGACGGGTGCGATACCGGATGTGGTTGAAATGCTTTCCGCGGCGACTCCTCACGACCTGATTCTCGATGGCGAGGTCATCGCCGTGAAGGACGGGCGGCCGTTGCCGTTCCAGTATGTCCTGCGCCGCTTCCGGAGAAAACATGACGTTGCTTCGCATATCGAGGAGATCTCTCTCGTACCGAACGTCTTTGACCTGATATGGATCGACGGGGAGACCCTGATTGGTCTCCCGTTCGGGGAGCGGAGAAAACGTCTGGAAGAGGCGGTGAGCGATTTCGTCGCCCCTCAGCTTGTCAGTGGGGACGAAGCGGAGATCGAGGCATTTTATCGTGGGGCACTCGACGAAGGGCATGAGGGGATCATGATCAAGGTGCCCACGTCGGAGTATACTCCGGGTGTCCGTGGAAAAGACTGGATAAAGATCAAACCCGCCGTCGATACCATCGATCTTGCGGTCATTGGCGCGGAGTGGGGTGAAGGGCGGCGGGCCAGACTCTTCGGCTCCTTCCTCCTTGCCTGCAACCATGAGGGTACACTGATCCCCGTCTCAAAGGTCGCAACGGGCTTTTCCGATGAAATGCTGGCCGAGGTCTATGAACTTCTGAAGGACAAGGTCGTGTCATCGGAAGGAAAGACCGTCTATTTTGAACCGGAACTGGTCTTTGAAGTGGGGTATGCTGAGATACAGAAAAGCCCGAATTATGAGGGGGGATTTGCGCTTCGATTCCCCCGGTTTATCAGGATGCGGGATGACAAAGGGGTCGACGAGGTGGAATCCCTCGCCCTGATACAGGAACGGTTTACCCGGCAGTCGTCTATGTGA
- a CDS encoding ABC transporter ATP-binding protein: MIEFDGVSLKLGEFSLQDVSLHIHRGEYFFIIGPSGAGKTVLLEAIAGLHKPDDGRILLRHNDVRNTPPEERRISLMYQDYSLFPHMTVEENISFGLKMQQVPPEKSKERVCEIMERFGITALAHRLPRTMSGGEQQRVALARALVVEPDVLLLDEPLAALDPLTRDFFIIELARIREEYGLTVVHVSHSREEALRLATRVAVIIDGHLVAEGTREEIFSAPPIREVARFVGMENIFDGSVESVAEGYVTIRSGECLLRAPDRGFHEGDAVAACIRAHEVRISPVPPPGREENIISGRIISMLSDGAMVRMTLETPFFPVIADVHRSKVIRHDLKEGMQISLWCPADAVVAAPLLNADGSQS; this comes from the coding sequence ATGATAGAATTTGATGGTGTGTCACTCAAGCTGGGCGAATTCTCCCTGCAGGATGTCTCTCTGCATATCCACAGAGGCGAATATTTCTTCATCATCGGTCCGTCGGGAGCGGGTAAGACCGTTCTTCTGGAGGCGATTGCGGGACTGCACAAACCCGATGATGGGCGGATTCTTCTTCGGCACAATGATGTCAGAAACACTCCTCCCGAGGAGCGAAGGATCTCGCTGATGTACCAGGACTATTCCCTCTTCCCTCACATGACGGTGGAGGAGAATATTTCATTCGGCCTGAAGATGCAGCAGGTGCCCCCGGAAAAGTCGAAGGAACGCGTCTGTGAGATTATGGAACGGTTCGGCATCACCGCCCTTGCCCATCGCCTCCCCCGGACAATGAGCGGGGGCGAGCAGCAGCGGGTGGCGCTTGCCAGGGCGCTTGTGGTGGAACCGGATGTCCTCCTCCTCGATGAGCCTCTCGCAGCGCTGGACCCCCTCACCCGTGACTTCTTCATTATCGAACTCGCCCGCATCCGTGAGGAGTATGGCCTTACCGTCGTGCATGTAAGCCATTCGAGGGAAGAGGCCCTCCGTCTCGCAACGCGGGTCGCGGTCATCATCGACGGGCACCTGGTAGCCGAAGGGACAAGGGAGGAGATCTTCTCCGCCCCTCCCATACGTGAGGTCGCCAGGTTTGTCGGAATGGAGAATATCTTCGACGGCTCGGTGGAGAGCGTCGCAGAAGGGTACGTGACAATACGAAGCGGAGAATGTCTCCTGCGGGCTCCGGATCGTGGATTTCATGAGGGTGATGCGGTGGCCGCATGCATCCGGGCCCATGAGGTGCGCATCTCACCTGTTCCTCCCCCCGGTCGGGAAGAGAATATCATCAGCGGGAGGATCATCTCCATGCTCTCCGACGGTGCAATGGTGCGAATGACGCTTGAAACCCCATTTTTCCCTGTCATTGCCGATGTTCACCGGAGCAAGGTGATCCGGCACGACCTGAAGGAAGGAATGCAGATTTCCCTGTGGTGCCCGGCGGATGCGGTGGTGGCGGCGCCCCTTCTGAATGCAGACGGAAGTCAATCCTGA
- the wtpA gene encoding tungstate ABC transporter substrate-binding protein WtpA: MSQKISLVLVGAVLLAAVFLCGCTSTDSGATPTAETTPTAAPAETTAAPAEQVQVKVFHAGSLTSPFEQMEQAFESKYPEADVLLYAGGSTKIVKDITELDKDADVLASADYSLIPCLMVPDDADWYATFANNAMVLCYTDDSLYADEVSADNWYEILQKDDVKWAFSDPNLDPCGYRTPMVIQLAEFYYNDDTIFDNTVGANSAITASEADGVWTIDATDPQPDGTLQIRPKSVELVQMLESGGLDYAWEYRSVAVQNDLKFIELPVEIDLSSAQQADTYAQVQIECTSGVNVGKPIVYGATVPLNAENPDYGEKFIEMLITETGNDIMASQGQPPIIPAGGYGDVPEGLLPYVELL, translated from the coding sequence ATGAGTCAAAAGATTTCATTGGTTCTTGTTGGTGCCGTTCTTTTGGCAGCCGTCTTCCTGTGCGGCTGTACCTCAACGGACAGCGGGGCAACACCCACTGCCGAAACCACACCGACAGCGGCACCTGCCGAAACAACTGCAGCACCTGCGGAACAGGTGCAGGTGAAGGTCTTCCATGCCGGAAGCCTGACCAGCCCGTTCGAACAGATGGAACAGGCATTCGAATCGAAGTATCCTGAAGCTGACGTCCTGCTCTATGCGGGTGGCAGTACCAAGATTGTCAAGGATATTACCGAACTCGACAAGGATGCCGACGTCCTTGCCTCGGCAGACTACTCACTCATTCCCTGTCTCATGGTCCCGGACGATGCCGACTGGTATGCCACCTTTGCGAACAACGCAATGGTCCTCTGCTACACGGATGACAGCCTGTATGCCGATGAAGTAAGTGCGGACAACTGGTATGAGATTCTCCAGAAGGATGATGTCAAGTGGGCCTTCTCAGACCCCAACCTCGACCCGTGCGGCTACCGCACGCCGATGGTGATCCAGCTTGCGGAGTTCTACTACAACGATGATACCATCTTCGACAACACCGTCGGTGCCAATAGTGCCATTACCGCGAGCGAGGCTGACGGCGTCTGGACCATCGACGCAACCGATCCCCAGCCGGACGGAACCCTTCAGATCCGCCCGAAGTCCGTTGAACTCGTCCAGATGCTCGAGTCCGGCGGCCTTGACTATGCATGGGAGTACCGCAGTGTCGCCGTGCAGAACGACCTGAAGTTCATCGAACTGCCGGTAGAAATCGACCTGTCGTCTGCTCAGCAGGCAGATACCTATGCCCAGGTGCAGATCGAATGCACCAGCGGAGTCAATGTGGGCAAGCCCATCGTCTATGGCGCAACCGTGCCCCTGAACGCTGAGAATCCTGATTACGGAGAAAAGTTCATCGAGATGCTTATTACCGAAACCGGCAATGACATTATGGCATCCCAGGGACAGCCGCCGATCATCCCCGCAGGTGGATATGGTGACGTTCCCGAGGGTCTTCTCCCGTATGTGGAACTTCTCTAA
- a CDS encoding DUF2117 domain-containing protein has translation MDTAEIMNGTMVIHGPEAFDSGDVARAVERLHPSRIIVSGIMGRTAAEESGIPCEFITVPPSLVLRHLPNTERPYLLNHAKSSESARVFGSIVAGRTGRGLIQVEGTDGTVIAWDGADRTYAGELAARMEYGAEAASSSPPDAAGPTRTIRGCIPGEPVFVNGIIIGTATAPSAVIGVRAGEIIAIDGITLKPHGVEKLMRQGLPDLAAAWCKSGGVRNAGPVATGRCSNRGIITVIDHAGCDLYEHIGEETCGVLAIGDDTTAVCGHICAHRGIPVFGVTDGDADGIISPSYCTGSVVVHVISGRDDDLGREIAAGIPDGHHIWDEWVQDVIDRFEGQVRVVRDLRCA, from the coding sequence ATGGATACCGCAGAGATCATGAACGGCACGATGGTCATCCACGGACCGGAGGCCTTCGACAGCGGCGACGTCGCAAGGGCAGTGGAGCGTCTGCATCCGTCACGAATCATCGTCTCCGGCATCATGGGGCGAACCGCCGCCGAGGAATCCGGCATCCCCTGTGAATTCATCACCGTTCCACCGTCCCTGGTCCTTCGCCATCTTCCAAACACAGAGCGCCCGTACCTCCTCAACCACGCGAAATCCTCCGAATCAGCCCGGGTATTCGGAAGTATCGTTGCCGGACGCACAGGGAGGGGACTCATCCAGGTGGAAGGCACCGACGGCACGGTAATTGCATGGGACGGGGCCGATCGGACCTATGCAGGCGAACTCGCAGCACGCATGGAATATGGGGCGGAGGCCGCTTCATCCTCCCCCCCTGACGCTGCCGGCCCCACCCGGACCATCCGGGGATGCATCCCCGGCGAACCGGTCTTTGTCAACGGGATCATCATAGGGACGGCGACCGCACCCTCCGCGGTGATTGGTGTCAGGGCAGGTGAGATCATTGCCATCGACGGCATCACCCTCAAGCCCCACGGGGTGGAGAAACTGATGCGTCAGGGCCTTCCCGACCTTGCAGCGGCATGGTGCAAATCAGGAGGAGTCCGTAACGCCGGGCCTGTGGCAACGGGTCGCTGCAGTAACCGCGGGATAATCACCGTCATCGACCATGCGGGATGCGATCTCTATGAGCATATCGGTGAGGAGACCTGCGGCGTTCTCGCCATCGGCGATGATACGACCGCAGTCTGCGGACACATCTGCGCCCACCGCGGCATACCCGTCTTCGGCGTGACGGACGGGGACGCCGACGGAATCATCAGCCCGTCCTACTGCACCGGGTCGGTGGTCGTCCATGTCATCTCCGGGCGGGATGATGACCTCGGCAGGGAGATTGCCGCGGGCATCCCGGATGGGCATCACATATGGGATGAATGGGTGCAGGACGTCATCGACCGGTTTGAAGGACAGGTCCGGGTGGTCCGCGATCTCAGGTGCGCATGA
- a CDS encoding MBL fold metallo-hydrolase, translating into MKITVLASGSKGNCICVEGGSGTILVDAGISNREIRRRMAEAGADAGDVEGLFLTHEHSDHIRGADVFCRGSGVPVYGTEGTLGGLGGTLKKPGALSMHAVLPGAEVACGDFFVTAFRTSHDAAEPSGFCIREGDVTVGVCTDTGMVTSGMLSYLKRCDAVILESNHCPLMLAEGRYPAFLKRRIADRERGHLSNPAAAAVLRELCDGLSHVVLAHLSEENNTPEKALATAHEGVGLYAGNLDVGVARQHTISDSFEV; encoded by the coding sequence ATGAAGATCACGGTCCTCGCGAGCGGAAGCAAGGGGAACTGTATCTGCGTCGAGGGGGGGTCCGGCACCATCCTCGTCGATGCCGGCATCTCCAACCGGGAGATCCGGCGCCGCATGGCGGAGGCCGGTGCCGATGCAGGGGATGTGGAAGGCCTCTTTCTGACGCATGAACATTCGGATCATATCCGCGGGGCGGATGTATTCTGCCGGGGAAGCGGCGTGCCCGTCTACGGGACGGAGGGGACGCTCGGGGGTCTCGGGGGGACTTTGAAAAAACCCGGTGCATTGTCGATGCATGCCGTCCTCCCGGGTGCGGAGGTGGCGTGCGGAGACTTCTTCGTGACCGCATTTCGCACATCCCATGATGCGGCAGAACCCTCGGGCTTTTGCATCCGTGAAGGTGATGTGACCGTGGGAGTCTGCACTGATACCGGCATGGTCACCTCCGGCATGCTCTCGTATCTGAAGCGGTGCGATGCGGTGATCCTCGAGAGCAATCACTGCCCGTTAATGCTTGCAGAAGGCCGGTATCCCGCATTTCTGAAACGGAGAATTGCCGATAGGGAGCGGGGTCATCTCTCCAACCCCGCTGCTGCGGCGGTGCTGCGGGAACTCTGTGACGGCCTTAGCCATGTGGTGCTTGCCCACCTGAGCGAGGAGAACAATACCCCGGAAAAGGCCCTTGCCACGGCTCATGAAGGTGTGGGCCTCTATGCCGGGAACCTGGACGTCGGAGTGGCCCGGCAGCATACGATCTCCGATTCGTTCGAGGTATAA
- a CDS encoding amino acid kinase family protein → MTKRWELANRFQGETLVRKSLKYGSEYEIQVKIAPDLNVVKIGGHGTIDFGSEVVLPLLEEVAELAKTHQILVVVGGGVRVRHVMDVGVDLGMPTGILADLSAEISKQNSIMVATLLSEYGGVRIEADDLMNIPMLIKMGMIPVMAGTPPYGLYEEPSKGSMIPQHRTDTGAYLAAEVLGARSCIMVKNVDGLYTENPFINPDANLITDITATELLDLNMDDMVLERKVVELLPHSKSLQKINIINGHVPGTLTKALAGERVGTVIRAK, encoded by the coding sequence ATGACGAAACGATGGGAGCTTGCCAACAGATTTCAGGGGGAGACCCTTGTCAGGAAATCTTTGAAGTATGGTTCGGAATATGAGATCCAGGTGAAGATTGCTCCTGATCTTAATGTAGTGAAGATCGGCGGGCATGGCACCATCGACTTCGGTTCAGAGGTGGTCCTGCCGCTTCTTGAGGAGGTGGCGGAGCTTGCGAAGACCCATCAGATACTCGTAGTTGTCGGGGGCGGTGTCAGGGTCAGGCATGTGATGGACGTCGGCGTAGACCTTGGGATGCCGACGGGCATTTTGGCCGATCTCTCGGCAGAAATATCCAAGCAGAATTCCATCATGGTTGCAACCCTTCTCTCAGAATATGGGGGAGTGCGCATCGAGGCGGATGATCTGATGAATATCCCGATGCTCATAAAGATGGGAATGATCCCGGTGATGGCGGGCACGCCGCCCTACGGGTTGTATGAAGAACCCTCCAAAGGCAGCATGATCCCTCAGCACCGCACCGATACCGGGGCGTATCTTGCTGCCGAGGTTTTAGGCGCAAGGAGCTGTATCATGGTCAAAAATGTCGACGGTCTTTATACGGAAAACCCATTCATCAACCCGGATGCGAATCTGATAACGGATATCACTGCAACCGAACTCCTTGATCTGAATATGGATGACATGGTCCTCGAACGCAAGGTGGTGGAACTCCTCCCCCACTCGAAAAGTCTCCAAAAGATCAACATCATCAACGGGCATGTCCCCGGCACCCTCACAAAGGCGCTTGCCGGCGAAAGGGTGGGGACCGTTATCCGGGCGAAGTAG